CAGACGTGCCAGACGCGCCAGGGTCACCTCAAGCTGCTGCTGGCGTCCGGCATCGCTCCAGTTCATCTCCTGCGCCATCAGATGAGCAATTTCTGCCATCAGCGGTGGGGTAAGCTCGCCGCTGATACCCAGCGCGGTGCGCCGCAGCAGCAGATCTTCCAGCATTACCACCTGCTCCTGCTGGATCAGCCAGCGCAGCTCGGTATCGCTGTAGTCGGCATGATGCTGTAATGGCTGCTCATCCTGTTCGGCGATCAGGCGCAGCAGCGGCACGGCACGGGTGCCGTAGCGTTCGATCAGCCGATCGATACGCGTTTCTGACACCCGGTATTTCTCATGTAGCTCAGCGATCCAGCTGGCGCGACGTTCGCGGCAGGGAAAGTTGCGCCCGCCGCCGATCGCCATCTCCTCTGTCGATCGCTGGCGCTGTTCGCCCAGCAATTTCAGCACGCGATCCGCCGCCTGCTCGCCGAAGCGGCGGAAGGTGGTCCATTTGCCGCCAACCAGGTTCAGCACCGAGAAATCGCGTGTGGCGTCCGGGGGAAGGTAGACCAGCGAGTGATTGCGCGTAATGCGCCCGCTGACCGCCGTGTCGCTGGTGGGCAGGGGACGCACGCCTGCGAAAGTGTAAAGCACATCGTCGTCGCGCACGTCGATATGCGGAAAAACAAAGCGTAGCGAATCGAGGATGTAACGCTGTTCTTCCGGCGTACAGGCGATATCGTCCGGGTTATCCACGCGAATATCGGTGGAGCCCACCAGCACTTTGCCGTACCAGGGAAACATAATGCAGACGCGTCCATCCTGGTTTTCGTAATAAACCATTTCATCGCGCAGCTCGGCCAGCAGCGCCGGGCTGTCAACGATCAGGTGCGATCCTTTGGTGCCACCGATCAGTTTGGGCGCTTCCGTGGGCAGCAGCTGATGATTGATCCTGTCGATCCACGCACCGGCGGCGTTAACCACAATATGCGGCTCCAGGGTGAAGCTTTCCCCGGTAAGGCGATCGCGTAGCGTGACCCGTTCGCCGTTGCTCTCTTCCAGGCTGAGGTAGTTAAGCGCCAGCGCGTTTGCACTGCTGTTCTCCGCGTCCAGCACCAGCTCGACGCCCAGCCGCTCCGGTGCTTTAATCCAGGCGTCGTAGTAGGTGGCGCTGTATTTCACCCAGTCGGCGAAGCTGGGCCAGCGCGCGCGCGTTTCGGCGCGGTTATGCAGGCGGTGGCGCGGCATGCTGCCGTGCTGGCGAGTGTAGAGATCGTAAAGTGACAGGCCGGTTTTTAACAATAGCGCACCGCGTCTGGTGGGCTTTTCGCCCAGTCTCAGAAAGCGTTTGCTGGCGTTAACCAACCCGCCGCCCCAGCTGTCAACAGGCACCGTGGTACGCAGCGGCGCAACGTAGTGCGGGGCGTTTTTCAGCAGCCGGTCGCGCTCCTGCACCGACTCTTTGACCAGATCGAATTCGCCGGTTTCCAGATAACGTAATCCACCGTGGATCATGCGCGACAGCGCGCCGCTTGCCGCCTGGCACCAGTCATCCTTTTCAATCAGCACCACCGGGATGCCCTGTAACGCCAACTCACGGAAGGTACTGATGCCATTAATACCGCCGCCGACAATCAGGACCGGCAGATGATGTCGCTGGCGCAGCACGGCAAGTTTTTCTTCGCGGCTGCGCTTTACCACCACTTCCTGTTTTCGCATGGTTCTCTCCTCTGCCAGCCACGGGGTGGACTGGCCTGGCGTTAACTAATTGCTCCTGCAATTATTTTCGCCGTGGGAGAAGAGGGCAAAGAATGCGCCGTCTAAAATACGTATCTGTGAGCCGGATCGATATTATCCGCTGCCTTTGGCTTACCGTTACAGCTCGCCGGTCAGGTATTGCGCCGAGCCGTTAGCGAAGCTCCAGTCGCCCTGTTGGTTGTTGATAAAGCTGATCATCAGATCGCTACCGCCGATACCGCAGCTGCTCTCCAGCTCGCGTGCCAGCTCGGCCATAAAGTATTGCTTCTGCTCGCTGCTGCGTGGGCTGGTATAGACGCGCACCAGCACCAGACGATCGCTGCGCGTCAGGCCCAATCCGGTATCTTCGAAAACCATCTGGTATTTTTTATTCTCGTGAACGATCTGATAGCGATCGCGCTGTGGAACCTTAAACGCTTTCAGCACTGCGCGATGCGCAGCGTCGAGCATGGTTTTTATCTCACTTTCCGAACGGCCTTCAATCAGATCAAATTGCAGTAAGGGCATGGTTTTCTCCCGGTTGATGGACAGTTAACAATCTCTGCTTACTATCCTGGACGCTTAATACCCGAAGAAAAAGCGCTATAGTTAAACGCATTGTTTACTATTTTGAACAATCATCATGAAAGCAAAAACGGACGCCTTATGGCTGCACCTGCATTGGCTGACGGTGTTGGCGGAGCAGGGGAATTTTACGCGCGCGGCGGAGCGCCTCGAAGTCAGCAAAGCGGCGATGAGCCAAAAAATTAAACAGCTGGAGACGCTGGCCGGTGTGCCGCTGGTGCAGCGTACCACGCGCAGCGTGCGGCTGACCGAGGCGGGAGAGAAACTGGTGCAGGCGCTGCGAGCGCCCTTTGCCGAAATTGAGCAGAGCTTTTTTGCCGTACGCGATAGCAGCGGGCCGCTGCGTGGGCTGGTACGGATAACGGCACCGGTCGCTTTTGCGCGTCAGCAGCTACGGCCACATATCCGCGAATTTTTGCGCCTCCACCCACAGGTGCGTATTCAAC
The sequence above is a segment of the Mixta intestinalis genome. Coding sequences within it:
- a CDS encoding tautomerase family protein, yielding MPLLQFDLIEGRSESEIKTMLDAAHRAVLKAFKVPQRDRYQIVHENKKYQMVFEDTGLGLTRSDRLVLVRVYTSPRSSEQKQYFMAELARELESSCGIGGSDLMISFINNQQGDWSFANGSAQYLTGEL
- a CDS encoding glycerol-3-phosphate dehydrogenase/oxidase — its product is MRKQEVVVKRSREEKLAVLRQRHHLPVLIVGGGINGISTFRELALQGIPVVLIEKDDWCQAASGALSRMIHGGLRYLETGEFDLVKESVQERDRLLKNAPHYVAPLRTTVPVDSWGGGLVNASKRFLRLGEKPTRRGALLLKTGLSLYDLYTRQHGSMPRHRLHNRAETRARWPSFADWVKYSATYYDAWIKAPERLGVELVLDAENSSANALALNYLSLEESNGERVTLRDRLTGESFTLEPHIVVNAAGAWIDRINHQLLPTEAPKLIGGTKGSHLIVDSPALLAELRDEMVYYENQDGRVCIMFPWYGKVLVGSTDIRVDNPDDIACTPEEQRYILDSLRFVFPHIDVRDDDVLYTFAGVRPLPTSDTAVSGRITRNHSLVYLPPDATRDFSVLNLVGGKWTTFRRFGEQAADRVLKLLGEQRQRSTEEMAIGGGRNFPCRERRASWIAELHEKYRVSETRIDRLIERYGTRAVPLLRLIAEQDEQPLQHHADYSDTELRWLIQQEQVVMLEDLLLRRTALGISGELTPPLMAEIAHLMAQEMNWSDAGRQQQLEVTLARLARLHGVSGLRLASPSPYYSTGELHVGQR